From Pseudomonas fluorescens:
CTTGTCCAGCACGATCGACCCGGCCAGCCGCGACACCCTCACCCAACAGTTGCTCGACGATTGCCTGTTCATTCTCGATAACGCATGCGTGTGCCTGGACCGCAGTTCATTGCAGCGGCGCAGCCAAGAACGCCAGTTGATGGCACGCATTGGCGAATGGGCGGCGGATGCACCCGATGAAAGCGTCAACCTGCTGGAACTGGCGCGTATCGCCGGCGTGCCGCTGCGCCAGTTGCAGCAGGGCTTCAAGACCTACACCGGGATGAGCCCGGCGCAGTGGTTGCGCTTGCGGCGCTTGAACGGCGCGCGGCGGGAGTTGTTGAGCGGTAGCGGAACGACCGTGGCCGAAGTGGCGATGAACTGGTCGTTCTGGCATTTGGGGCGGTTCTCTAACAGCTATAGAGCGCTGTTCAAGGAACTGCCGAGCGAGACCCTCAAGCGCTCACTTTGAAATGCATTCGACAATGTGGGGGGTCTCACTAAATCCCCGACTTAGCACTGTCGCACAGCAAACTTGAGCCTTGTGGCGAGCGGGCTGGTTGTGGCGAGCGGGCTTGCCCCGCGTTGGGCTGCGCAGCAGCCCCAAAACCAGTCTCTGCGGAATATCTGGTACACCGCATACGTCCTTCATTGGGGGCGCTGCGCGCCCCAACGCGGGGCAAGCCCGCTCGCCACAACAAGCCCGCTCGCCACAGGGGTTACAGTTCGCTGCGCGACAGCGCTACGTTGAAGAGGTCGTGAGGCCTCCCACATTGGGTTCGCTATCAGGCTTGGGAGTTGAGGAAGGCTGCCATCAACTGGTTCACCCGCTCCGCCGCCTCCAACTGCACCATATGCCCCTGCCCCGGCAATATCTCCACCTGGGCCTCCAGCCCCTGGGCATGGCTGGCCGGGATGATTGCATCGTCATCGCCCCAGATCACCAGGCTCGGCTGCTGCCCCACCACGTTGCGCAGATCCAGGCGCTGCCGCCCGCCATCGAACAGTTGGGCATTGAGTTGGCGTAATGCCTGGTCCACGCCTTCGAGGCGCTTGAACTTGAGCATGTCCTCCAGCATCTGCCGCGTGACCAGTGCCGGGTCGCTGAACAGTTGCACCAACTGCGGCTTGAGCGCGTTGCGGTTATTGGCCTCGGTAAACCCTTGCAGGTAGTCCCCGTTGATCGCTTCACCCAGCCCGGCGCTGGCAATCAGGGTCAGCGAGGCGACCCGCGCCGGCGCTTGCCGCGCCACTGTCAGGCTGACCAACCCACCCATGGAGTGCCCGGCCAGGTGCACGCGGTCGAGTTCAAGGTGATCGAGCAACGCCAGCAGCGCCTGGCTCAACTCGTCGGCGTCGCCATTTTGCAGGGCCTTGCCCGACTCGCCGTGCCCCGGCAGGTCCAGGGCGATCACCCGCCGCTCGGCGGCCAGGGCCGGGTGATTGAACAGCCAGTTGTTCAAGTCGCCGCCAAAGCCATGCACCAGCACCAGCGGCGTGCC
This genomic window contains:
- a CDS encoding helix-turn-helix domain-containing protein; translation: MTQATALRVQAFTTGDVAAQCRATPGWVQQYQQMSPGHFAGRIRYLDLQGVEVYEECMNTRVEQHFNAPPGSLAFCFDGSDNALYLLNGESRNTWITPENYREVAVVFGPQFVQRHGLDVAKLEGLFMAPLLCQQNALFSRWLSGTLTRLSSTIDPASRDTLTQQLLDDCLFILDNACVCLDRSSLQRRSQERQLMARIGEWAADAPDESVNLLELARIAGVPLRQLQQGFKTYTGMSPAQWLRLRRLNGARRELLSGSGTTVAEVAMNWSFWHLGRFSNSYRALFKELPSETLKRSL
- a CDS encoding acetoin dehydrogenase dihydrolipoyllysine-residue acetyltransferase subunit; this encodes MIHTLTMPKWGLSMTEGRIDVWLKQPGDSVEKGEEVLDVETDKISSSVEAPFSGVLRRVLALSDETLPVGALLGIVVEGEATEAEIDAVIEGFQAGFVSSAAEAEASGPRAQKVEVGGRLLRYLDLGEGGTPLVLVHGFGGDLNNWLFNHPALAAERRVIALDLPGHGESGKALQNGDADELSQALLALLDHLELDRVHLAGHSMGGLVSLTVARQAPARVASLTLIASAGLGEAINGDYLQGFTEANNRNALKPQLVQLFSDPALVTRQMLEDMLKFKRLEGVDQALRQLNAQLFDGGRQRLDLRNVVGQQPSLVIWGDDDAIIPASHAQGLEAQVEILPGQGHMVQLEAAERVNQLMAAFLNSQA